The DNA region CCCAAAGGGCCGTGCGCTGGTTACAACCTGGCCTGGTTGTCAAACGCTGGCTGCTGACTTCCGGCTTGGGCCTGCTGATGGCGCTGCTGGGGGCAGCCGTCTGGGCCGACCTGAAACCGATTTACTGGATTCTGGAAACCCTCAGCTGGCTGCTGAGCACCCTCACCACCGTGCTGCCCCGCGAGATCACCGGCCCCCTGGTGGTGCTCATCGGCAGTGGCCTTTTGCTATGGGGGCAAAGCCGCAGCTTCGGCTCTATTCAACAGGCTCTCGCCCCCGACAAGGACACCGTTCTGGTGGATGCTCTGAGAGCCAAAAGCCGCTTGAACCGGGGGCCCAACATCGTGGCCATCGGCGGCGGAACAGGCTTATCGACCCTGCTGAGCGGCCTCAAGAGATACAGCAGTCACATCACCGCCATTGTGACCGTCGCTGATGACGGCGGCAGCAGCGGAGTGCTCCGGCGTGAACTGGGAGTGCTGCCCCCAGGTGACATCCGCAACTGCCTGGCCGCCCTGTCCACCGAAGAGCCACTGCTCACCCGCCTATTCCAATACCGCTTTTCGGCTGGTAGCGGCCTGGAGGGTCACAGCTTCGGCAATTTGTTTCTTTCAGCCCTCTCAGCGATCACAGGCAATCTGGAAACAGCCATCACCGCGTCAAGTCGTGTGCTGGCGGTGCAGGGCCAGGTCGTACCAGCCACCAATGTGGATGTACGGCTCTGGGCGGAGCTGGAGAACGGCCAACGCATCGAAGGCGAGAGCAACATCGGCCACGCCCCAAGCCCCATTGTTCGTCTGGGCTGCATTCCCGAACGTCCACCTGCATTGCCCCGAGCCCTTGAAGCGATCGCCAATGCAGACCTGATCGTTCTCGGGCCGGGCAGCCTTTACACATCCCTGCTCCCCAATCTGCTGGTTCCGGAATTGGTGAGCGCCATCAAACGCAGCAAGGCACCCAGGCTTTACATCTGCAACTTGATGACGCAGCCCGGCGAAACGGATGGACTGGATGTGCGTGGCCATATCAGAGCCATCGAAGCTCAGCTCGCCAGCCTCGGCATTGAGCCCAGGCTGTTCAATGCCCTCCTAGCCCAAGACGACCTGCCCGAGTCTGATCTGGTGCGGTACTACCAAAGCCGCGGTGCCGATCCCGTGCGTTGCGATGCAGATGGACTCCGCTCAGACGGCTACGACGTCACTCAAGCACCTCTTCAGGGGGTTAGGCCAACAGCAACACTGCGCCACGACTCCCGCAGCCTTGCACTTGCAGTAATGCGGTTTTACCGCAGCCACCGGGCACAGAACGCTTCTTGAAGGAATCAATAGGCGTCCTGCATTTCGTAGAAATCAGGCTGAACGTAGTCCTTTCGTAGGGGCCAGCCTTTCCAATCTTCAGGCATCAGCAACCGTTTGGGATGCGGGTGCCCCTCGAATTGAATGCCGTACATGTCAAAGGTTTCACGCTCCTGCCAATCGGCACCACGGAACAGGCCATAGATCGAGGGCAGTGAGGGGGTTCCCTCACGGCTGAGGAAGACTTTGATCCTCACTTCCCGCAACTTGACTGAAGGATCGGCCGCCATGGCCTGAACCTGTTCAGCCATCGCCAACAGGTGATAGAAGCAAACCAGTTGCTTACCAGGACCTTCGTCGTAGCCCCCCTGACACTGCAAATAGTCGAAACCGTTGCTCTTAAGAGCCGCAGCAATCATCGGAAGCACGGCAGCTTCAACGCCGATCTGCTCAACACCGAGATGGTCAGGCTCCAGATTGTTGTGATCAAAGCCTTGCTTGTTCAGCCATTGGCTCACCGGACCAGGGTTGGGAGCAATAACTGCACCCGCTTCATGAGAGGCGGTAGATTTTTTGGAAGGGGTTTCGCTCATAGCTCGACAGATTCAGCAGCAGGGGTGAGCACAGCTGCATCGGTGGCCAGGGTCTGACCAGACGGAGCTGCAGCCAGGGCGGCTTTTTGGGATTCAGCCCGGAGGTAGGCGCCAGTCACGACGGGCTCCACACGCTTCATCTGATGGGAGACCGTCATGTAGCGATGGGTCTGCTGATGCTTGCGCCGCTCCACCAGCGACTCATCCCCAACTTTCTTACGCAGCTTGATCACGGCGTCAAAAATGGCTTCGGGGCGGGGCGGACAGCCTGGAAGATAGAGATCTACCGGAATTAGCTTGTCGACGCCGCGCACAGCGGTGGTGGAGTCAGCACTGAACATGCCCCCGGTGATAGTGCAGGCGCCCATGGCGATCACGTACTTCGGCTCGGGCATCTGCTCATAAAGCCGCACCAGGGCTGGGGCCATTTTCATGGTCACCGTTCCGGCCACGATCAGAAGGTCGGCCTGGCGCGGTGAACTTCGAGGAACGAGACCAAAACGGTCGAAATCGAAGCGAGAACCCAAAAGCGCTGCAAATTCAATGAAGCAGCAGGCTGTTCCATAAAGGAGGGGCCAAAGACTGCTCAGACGGGCCCAGTTGTGCAGGTCATCCAAGCTGGTGAGGATGACGTTCTCGCTGAGGTCGTTGGTGACCTTCGGGGCACCAATCGGACCACAGCTGGCTTCGCGCAGATCGCGAACAGCAGAAATGGAGGGGGATGTGTTTTCAGACATGACTAGCTCCACTCAAGGGCGCCTTTGCGCCAGGCGTAGGCCAAGGCCACCAGGAGGATGGCGATGAAAATCAAGGCTTCGATGAAGGCCAACAATCCAAGACGATTGAACGCCACAGCCCAGGGATAAAGAAACACGGTCTCGACGTCGAAAATGACGAAGACCAGAGCGAACATGTAATAGCGAATATTGAATTGAATCCAGGCGCCGCCAATGGGTTCCATGCCGGATTCGTAGGTGAGCTGGCGCTCACCGGCACGGCTTTTCGGTGCTACCAACTTGTTGGTAACCAGAGCCAACACAGGCACTGCTGCTGCTATCAGCAGAAACCCCAGGAAGGCGTCGTAGCCGGGCAGGGCAAACATGAAGGTCCCCGTAGACCAGGCCAGTCTGGCATTCACTGCCGGGAGTTGTCGCCGATAGAGTCATCTGGCCCAGCAACACAGCGGTGAGCGACGAACAACAGTCCTCCCAGCCGGTCGAAGCGACCGAAGCGGTGGAGCCAGAGGTTGAAACCGCCCCGGAGAGCGACACACGGACCCACCGTTTCGAATGCCGCAGCTGTGGCTACGTCTACGACCCTGAGGAAGGCGTCAAAAAGGTTGGTATCGAAGCCAACACGGCTTTCGAAGATCTCGACCCGATGTCTTTTCGTTGTCCGGTCTGCAGGAGCAGAGTGGCCGCTTTCCGCGACATCGGCCCACGCGCCAAAGCCAGCGGCTTCGACGAAAATCTGAATTTCGGCCTCGGTGTCAACCGAATGACCCCAGGACAGAAGAATGTTCTGATCTTTGGCGGCCTTGCCCTCGGCTTCGCCTTCTTCTTATCCCTTTATTCCCTGCGCTGAGGCCAACCCATGAAACGTCTGTTGAACTCTGCGACCCAGCTGATACTGGTTTTTGCGTTGGGGGTCAGCCTCAGCGGCTGCGTTACGACCCACGTTCCCACGGCCACCACCAGCCCCTGGCAGGCCATAGATCTCGACACCCAGGCCAACCCACTGGATGTGGCCTTCACCGACAGCCGCCACGGCTATCTGGTGGGCAGCAATCGGATGATCCGGGAAACCAATGACGGTGGCGCCCACTGGAGCGAGCGCAGTCTTGACCTGCCCGACGAAGAGAACTTTCGTCTGATCAGCATCGACTTCAATGGCGATGAAGGCTGGATCGCAGGGCAGCCAGGGCTACTGATGCACAGCGACGACGGCGGCCAGAACTGGACTCGCCTATTCCTCGACACCAAATTGCCCGGTGAGCCTTACCTGATCACTGCCCTTAGCAGCCATTCAGCAGAACTTGCCACCAACGTGGGGGCGGTCTACGAGACCCATAACGACGGCAGCAGCTGGGAAGCCAAGGTGACCGATGCCGCAGGTGCCGTACGCGACTTGCGACGTAGCAACGATGGCAGCTACGTGAGCGTGAGTGGCCTCGGCAACTTCTATGCCACATGGGAACCGGGCGATTCCGTCTGGCAGGTGCACCAGCGCGTGAGCAGCCAGCGGCTGCAAAGCATCGGCTTCCAGCCCGACGGCAATCTCTGGATGGTTGCTCGCGGTGCTCAGATACGCCTCAACGATGAACCTGGAAATTTCGACAGCTGGAGCAAAGCCATCATTCCCATCACTAACGGCTATGGCTACATGGATCTGGCCTGGGACGACGACGGAGCCATTTGGGCCGGCGGCGGCAATGGCACTCTTCTGGTGAGCAAAGACGGCGGCGAAAGCTGGGAAAACGACCCTGTCGGGGACCGTCAACCCAGCAACTTCACCCGTATGGTCTTCGACGGAGAGCATGCCTTTGTGCTGGGTGAGCGGGGCAACCTGCTCCGTTGGGCTGGCAACGCTGTGTAACTGAGGTACCCCTTCGCCCTCAGCTCACCAAACCCACCTCCTAAGATCGCAGTTCTGACACGCCCAACGCTATGGCCGCCGGCTCAACAGGGGAACGACCGTTCTTCGAAATCATCACGAGCATCCGTTACTGGGTGATCCACGCCGTGACACTGCCTTCCATCTTTTTGGCAGGCTTCCTGTTCGTGTCCACTGGCCTCGCCTACGACGCTTTCGGCACCCCTCGCCCCGATGCTTATTTCCAAGCATCTGAGAGCAAGGCTCCTGTGGTGAGCCAGCGCTACGAGGGCAAATCTGAACTCGACATCCGCCTGAAATAAGTCATGACACAAGCACCACCCGTCGCCACCACGCCACGCAACTACCCAATCTTCACGGTGCGTTGGCTGGCGTTGCACACCCTCGGTATCCCGACAGTGTTCTTCCTTGGCGCCCTCGGCGCGATGCAGTTCATCCGCCGCTGATCTGACCCATGGAACGCAATCCCAACCCCAACAACCTTCCGGTTGAGCTCAACCGCACGAGCCTGTACCTAGGCCTTCTGTTTGTCTTCGTGACCGGAGTGCTCATGTCCAGCTACTTCTTCAACTGAGGATTATTCGATGAGCGGAAAAAAATCCCCATACCCCGACGGTCGAATTCCCGATCGCAATCCTGATGGCACACCGGCTGTTCCCTGGAGAAGTCGCTGGACTGAAGGGGTTCTTCCCCTCTGGCTTGTTGCTACTGCAGGAGGAATGGCCGTTCTATTCGTTGTAGGCCTGTTCTTCTATGGTTCTTACACCGGTGTCGGTTCAGCCTGATTGATTCTTCCCAAAGAGATGAACCGGCCCTTGTGGTCGGTTTTTTTGTGCCTGATTCAATCTGCCCAGACCTGAGCACAAACGTTGTGGTTCATACCTCGAAATAGTCGCGGTACCAGAGGGCGAACGCATCCACTCCTGTCTCAATGGAGGTGGATGGCTTGAAGCCCACCCATTGCTCCAAAGCAGTGGTGTCCGCAGCAGTCGCCACCACATCACCAGGCTGCATCGGCTGAAAATCCTTGATTGCCTCTCGGCCAAGGGCCTTTTCCATCACTTCGATGAAGCGCAAAAGCTCAGTTGGTTGGCTGTTGCCAATGTTGAATACTCGATGCGGTGCTGCTGCCGTGGCCGGGTCAGGCTGAAGTGGATCAAACGCCGGATTAGCAGTTGCTGGCTTATTACAGCAACGCAGCACCCCTTCAACGATGTCATCGATGTAGGTGAAATCCCGCTGCATTTTGCCGTGGTTAAACACCTTGATCGGTTCACCCGCAAGGATGGCTCGTGCGAAGAGCATCGGGGCCATGTCGGGTCGACCCCAGGGGCCATACACCGTAAAAAACCGCAGACCAGTCGCCGGCAAACCATAGAGATGGCTGTAGGTGTGTGCCATTAGCTCATTGGCTTTCTTGCTGGCGGCATAAAGGCTCACCGGGTGGTTGACCGGCTGCTGCTCATGGAAGGGCAAATTTCGATTCCCGCCATACACCGAACTGCTCGAGGCATAGACCAGGTTTTCGGTGCCGTAGTGACGGCACCCTTCCAGCAAATGGCCAAAGCCCACCAGGTTGCTTTGGATGTAGGCCGCCGGATTCTCCAGGGAGTAACGAACACCGGCCTGAGCGGCGAGGTTCACCACCACCTCCGGCTTCTCAGCAGCGAACAACGCCATCAGGGCATCACCGTCCTCCAGAGCCATGTCTGCGAAGCGCCAGGCATCTTCAGAGGCGATCGCTTCGATCTGCCGCAACCTTGCCTGCTTCAGGCTGGGGTCGTAGTAATCATTCAGGCTATCGAGGCCTATAACACGTTCTCCGCGCTGCAGCAGTCGTGTTGAGAGGGCTGCACCGATGAAGCCCGCCGCACCGGTAATCAGAACAGTTCGCGACATCAACCCTCTCCGTCTCCGACACGCCACAGAGTCAGACCCGCCGCTCTGACCTGTTCGGGATCGGTCACAGCCCTCGAATCAAAGAGCCATGCTGGCTTGCGCATCAGTGCGGCCAGAGCCATCCAATTAAGAACCCTGTAGTGCTGCCATTCGGTGAGCACCAGCACGGCGTCGGCCCCGGTTACAGCGTCCTCAACGCTACCGGCCTCAGACCAACTGCCGGTTCCACTGAGAGCATCCGGCTGGGGTGCTGCCTCCTGTTGGAGGTCGCGGGCGATTTGTTGAGCCGTCACCTTGGGATCGTGAATGGCCAGCTGAGCACCTTCCTCGAGTAGATCACGGCAGATGCGAATTGCCGGAGATTCGCGGGTGTCGTTGGTGTCGGCTTTAAAGGCAAAGCCAAGGATGGCGAGCCGCTTTCCCGTGACGGTGCCGAACAGCTTCTGCACCACCAACCGGGCAATTCGGTGCTGTTGCCAGGTGTTCAAAGCCACAACACTTTCCCAATAATCCGCCACCTCCGGCAGTCCGAAATGCCGGCAGAGATACACCAGGTTGAGGATGTCCTTCTGGAAACAGCTGCCACCGAAGCCGGGCCCTGCGTTGAGGAACTTCGGACCAATCCGACTGTCTGTGCCAATGGCCCGAGCCACCTCGCGAACATCCGCCCCACTGGCTTCACAAAACGCCGCGATGGAGTTGATCGAGCTGATCCGTTGCGCCAAAAAGGCATTGGCCGTGAGCTTGGAAAGCTCACTGCTCCAAAGATTGGTGCGCAGGATCTGTTGCTGGGGCACCCAATTGGCATAGATCTCTGCCAGGGCATCAACAGCTGCCGGATCATCACCACCGATCAACACCCGATCGGGAGTCTCCAGATCACGGATGGCCGTTCCTTCCGCCAGAAACTCAGGATTGGAGAGCACCGAGAACGTGCGCTGATCGTCTCCCTCACTGGCGGCTTCCAGGATGGTTTGAATCGCAGCAGCCGTACGCACGGGCAAGGTGCTCTTCTCTACAACAATCGTGTGGCCCGAGGCGGCCTTCGCCACGGTGCGGGCACAAGCTTCCACCCAACGGAGATCGCTGGCCTGACCAGCCCCCAAGCCTTTGGTCTTGGTGGGGGTGTTCACTGAGATGAACACCATCTCGGCAGCGGCGATCGAGGCCTCCACATCGGTGGAGAAATGAAGGTTGCGTCCCCGTGCGCGCTCCACAACGGAGTCGAGACCTGGTTCATAAACCGGCAACTTGCCGAGGTCGGCATCATTCCAAGCATCAATACGGGCCTGGTTGATATCCACCACCTGCACTTGAACCTGCGGACAGCGATCGGCAATCACCGCCATGGTCGGGCCGCCCACATACCCAGCACCGATGCAGCAGATCCGTTGAATGGTCACGTTCCGCGGCCTTCGCCAAGTTCCAGGACATTACGGAACGAGTCGATGGTGGGCGACAGACCCTGCTCCAGTGACACAGTTGGTAGCCAATTCAGCTGCTGGCGGGCGAGATCGATCGCCGGCTGCCGCTGCTGAGGGTCATCCTTTGGGAGAAGTTTTTCCACCAATGGCAAAGCCGGGTTGACCTGCTTCCGCACCAAATCGGCCAACTGTCGAATCGTGAATTCATCGGGGTTACCGAGGTTGATCGGGCCCATGTGAGAGCCGTTCATCAAGCGAATCAAGCCTTCAACAAGATCACTGACGTAGCAGAAAGAACGGGTCTGGCTGCCATTGCCATAGAGCGTCAGTGGTTCGCCGCGCAGCGCTTGCACAATGAAGTTGCTCACAACCCGGCCGTCGTCCGGCAGCATGCGTGGTCCATAGGTGTTGAAGATGCGCGCCACCCGCACCTCAACGCCATTCATGCGCTGGTAGTCGAAACAGAGCGTCTCTGCGATGCGCTTCCCCTCGTCGTAGCAACTGCGCACACCAATCGGATTAACGGAGCCCCAGTAACTCTCAGGCTGAGGGTGCACCTCAGGATCCCCGTAAACCTCGCTGGTGCTGGCGAGCAGCAACCGTGCCCCCACCCTCCGGGCCAGTCCCAGCATGTTGTAAGTGCCTAGGAAGCTGGTTTTGGCCGTCTTGACCGGATTGAACTGATAGTGAATCGGTGAGGCAGGGCAAGCAAGATGCCAGATTCGGTCAACCTCAATCTTGATCGGTTCCGTGACGTCGTGGCGGACGAGTTCGAAACGGGGATGGCCGATCCAACGCGCAATGTTGGCCTTGCGTCCTGTGAAGTAATTGTCCAGGCAGATCACTTCATCGCCAGCCTCCATGAGGCGATCAATCAGGTGGGAGCCAAGGAAGCCGGCACCGCCAGTGACGAGGTTGATCTGCATCCTCAGGGGGTCAGCAGTCTCTCCACGATCGCGGACACAGGAGCGAGTGCAACGGTGGATTCCTCAGTCTGCTGGTTCAACGCCTTCAGGCGCACCTCACCGCGCTCAGCCTCGTCATCACCGATCACCAAGGCCCAACGCGCACCGCTGCGATCGGCCCGCTTGAACTGCTTGCCGAAAGCGGAGCCCGACGCATCCAACTCCACCCGAAGCCCTGAAGCCCGTAGGTCCCGAGCCAAAACAAGAGCAGCCCGCTCTGCCGCATCACCACGGTTCACCACATACACATCAGGGGCTGCGGCCGCCGTCAACCTCGCAGCTATACCCTGAGCATCCGCCTGGGCTGCTGCTTCCAGCACCAGCAACAACCGTTCCATGCCAAGAGCCCAACCTATGGCGGGGGTTGGGGCGCCTCCCAGCTGGCCGATCAAGCCGTCATAACGACCACCACCGCAGACGGTGGCCTGAGCCCCGAGTTGATCACTTGTGATCTCAAAGGCCGTGTGGCTGTAGTAGTCCAAACCCCGCACCAGCCGCGGATTGAGCCGGAAAGAAACGCCCAGGGAGGTCAGCCCGCGCTGCACGTCTACAAAACGCTCACAACTGGCCTCACAAAGCGCATCCGCCAGCGTTGGAGCCTCCTCCAACAGCGCCTGGGTGGCTTCGTTTTTGGAATCAAGGATGCGCAAGGGATTGGTGCTCAACCGCGCCTGAGAATCAGGATCGAGCGCCTCAGACCGCTGCTCAAGCCAAGCCACCAGGGCATTGCGGTAGGCCTGACGGTCTTCAGCGGTGCCAAGGCTGTTCAGCTCCAACTGCAAACCACCGACACCCAGGCTGTCGAGCAGATCCCAGGCCAGAGCAATCACCTCAACATCGCTCCGAGCCCGCTCTGCCCCGAGCCACTCCACCCCGATCTGATGGAACTGCCGCTGCCGGCCCGCCTGAGGGCGCTCATAGCGAAACATCGGACCCGCATACCAAAGCTTCTGGGCGCCCTGACTCAGCAAACCGTGCTGAAGGGCAGCACGCACCACTGATGCGGTGCCCTCCGGCCGCAAGGTGCAGGAGCGATCGCCGCGATCCTGAAAGCTGTACATCTCCTTGCCCACCACATCGGTGGCTTCACCGATGCCACGGCAGAACAGGTCCGTCGTCTCTAAAAGTGGCGTCCGAATCTCACCAAACCCAGAACGCTGGAAATGCTCCCGCGCCATGGCCTCCACCGCTTGCCAGCGCTGAAGCGCCTCCGGCAGCAGATCCACCATGCCCCTGAGGCTCTGGAGCTGACTCACGTACGGGATTCAGGTACAGCAACTCAGTCTGCCGGGTGGCCTCAGCTGCTTCAAAATCAGATCGTGTTGTGAACTCTGCGAACGATGGGCAGCCGCGTTTTGGTCACAGGCGGCGCCGGTTTCATCGGCAGCCACACCTGCCTCGTTCTGCTCGAGTCCGGTTACGACCTGCTGATCCTGGACAACTTTTCCAACAGCTCTCCAGAAGCCCTTGCCAGGGTGGCCGCTGTCGCCAACGTTGCTCTCGACAGCCAACGGCTGCAGATCCAGCGAGGGGACATCCGCGATCCCATCACCCTCA from Synechococcus sp. MU1643 includes:
- a CDS encoding photosystem II reaction center protein L: MERNPNPNNLPVELNRTSLYLGLLFVFVTGVLMSSYFFN
- the psbF gene encoding cytochrome b559 subunit beta encodes the protein MTQAPPVATTPRNYPIFTVRWLALHTLGIPTVFFLGALGAMQFIRR
- a CDS encoding rubredoxin — protein: MSDEQQSSQPVEATEAVEPEVETAPESDTRTHRFECRSCGYVYDPEEGVKKVGIEANTAFEDLDPMSFRCPVCRSRVAAFRDIGPRAKASGFDENLNFGLGVNRMTPGQKNVLIFGGLALGFAFFLSLYSLR
- a CDS encoding NAD(P)H-quinone oxidoreductase subunit 3, with protein sequence MFALPGYDAFLGFLLIAAAVPVLALVTNKLVAPKSRAGERQLTYESGMEPIGGAWIQFNIRYYMFALVFVIFDVETVFLYPWAVAFNRLGLLAFIEALIFIAILLVALAYAWRKGALEWS
- the hisS gene encoding histidine--tRNA ligase; this translates as MSQLQSLRGMVDLLPEALQRWQAVEAMAREHFQRSGFGEIRTPLLETTDLFCRGIGEATDVVGKEMYSFQDRGDRSCTLRPEGTASVVRAALQHGLLSQGAQKLWYAGPMFRYERPQAGRQRQFHQIGVEWLGAERARSDVEVIALAWDLLDSLGVGGLQLELNSLGTAEDRQAYRNALVAWLEQRSEALDPDSQARLSTNPLRILDSKNEATQALLEEAPTLADALCEASCERFVDVQRGLTSLGVSFRLNPRLVRGLDYYSHTAFEITSDQLGAQATVCGGGRYDGLIGQLGGAPTPAIGWALGMERLLLVLEAAAQADAQGIAARLTAAAAPDVYVVNRGDAAERAALVLARDLRASGLRVELDASGSAFGKQFKRADRSGARWALVIGDDEAERGEVRLKALNQQTEESTVALAPVSAIVERLLTP
- the yvcK gene encoding gluconeogenesis factor YvcK family protein; this encodes MRDKRRRDLMTRSQRAVRWLQPGLVVKRWLLTSGLGLLMALLGAAVWADLKPIYWILETLSWLLSTLTTVLPREITGPLVVLIGSGLLLWGQSRSFGSIQQALAPDKDTVLVDALRAKSRLNRGPNIVAIGGGTGLSTLLSGLKRYSSHITAIVTVADDGGSSGVLRRELGVLPPGDIRNCLAALSTEEPLLTRLFQYRFSAGSGLEGHSFGNLFLSALSAITGNLETAITASSRVLAVQGQVVPATNVDVRLWAELENGQRIEGESNIGHAPSPIVRLGCIPERPPALPRALEAIANADLIVLGPGSLYTSLLPNLLVPELVSAIKRSKAPRLYICNLMTQPGETDGLDVRGHIRAIEAQLASLGIEPRLFNALLAQDDLPESDLVRYYQSRGADPVRCDADGLRSDGYDVTQAPLQGVRPTATLRHDSRSLALAVMRFYRSHRAQNAS
- a CDS encoding photosystem II reaction center protein J, producing the protein MSGKKSPYPDGRIPDRNPDGTPAVPWRSRWTEGVLPLWLVATAGGMAVLFVVGLFFYGSYTGVGSA
- a CDS encoding nucleotide sugar dehydrogenase; its protein translation is MTIQRICCIGAGYVGGPTMAVIADRCPQVQVQVVDINQARIDAWNDADLGKLPVYEPGLDSVVERARGRNLHFSTDVEASIAAAEMVFISVNTPTKTKGLGAGQASDLRWVEACARTVAKAASGHTIVVEKSTLPVRTAAAIQTILEAASEGDDQRTFSVLSNPEFLAEGTAIRDLETPDRVLIGGDDPAAVDALAEIYANWVPQQQILRTNLWSSELSKLTANAFLAQRISSINSIAAFCEASGADVREVARAIGTDSRIGPKFLNAGPGFGGSCFQKDILNLVYLCRHFGLPEVADYWESVVALNTWQQHRIARLVVQKLFGTVTGKRLAILGFAFKADTNDTRESPAIRICRDLLEEGAQLAIHDPKVTAQQIARDLQQEAAPQPDALSGTGSWSEAGSVEDAVTGADAVLVLTEWQHYRVLNWMALAALMRKPAWLFDSRAVTDPEQVRAAGLTLWRVGDGEG
- a CDS encoding NAD(P)H-quinone oxidoreductase subunit J, coding for MSETPSKKSTASHEAGAVIAPNPGPVSQWLNKQGFDHNNLEPDHLGVEQIGVEAAVLPMIAAALKSNGFDYLQCQGGYDEGPGKQLVCFYHLLAMAEQVQAMAADPSVKLREVRIKVFLSREGTPSLPSIYGLFRGADWQERETFDMYGIQFEGHPHPKRLLMPEDWKGWPLRKDYVQPDFYEMQDAY
- a CDS encoding NADH dehydrogenase subunit K gives rise to the protein MSENTSPSISAVRDLREASCGPIGAPKVTNDLSENVILTSLDDLHNWARLSSLWPLLYGTACCFIEFAALLGSRFDFDRFGLVPRSSPRQADLLIVAGTVTMKMAPALVRLYEQMPEPKYVIAMGACTITGGMFSADSTTAVRGVDKLIPVDLYLPGCPPRPEAIFDAVIKLRKKVGDESLVERRKHQQTHRYMTVSHQMKRVEPVVTGAYLRAESQKAALAAAPSGQTLATDAAVLTPAAESVEL
- a CDS encoding NAD-dependent epimerase, yielding MSRTVLITGAAGFIGAALSTRLLQRGERVIGLDSLNDYYDPSLKQARLRQIEAIASEDAWRFADMALEDGDALMALFAAEKPEVVVNLAAQAGVRYSLENPAAYIQSNLVGFGHLLEGCRHYGTENLVYASSSSVYGGNRNLPFHEQQPVNHPVSLYAASKKANELMAHTYSHLYGLPATGLRFFTVYGPWGRPDMAPMLFARAILAGEPIKVFNHGKMQRDFTYIDDIVEGVLRCCNKPATANPAFDPLQPDPATAAAPHRVFNIGNSQPTELLRFIEVMEKALGREAIKDFQPMQPGDVVATAADTTALEQWVGFKPSTSIETGVDAFALWYRDYFEV
- a CDS encoding photosynthesis system II assembly factor Ycf48, translating into MKRLLNSATQLILVFALGVSLSGCVTTHVPTATTSPWQAIDLDTQANPLDVAFTDSRHGYLVGSNRMIRETNDGGAHWSERSLDLPDEENFRLISIDFNGDEGWIAGQPGLLMHSDDGGQNWTRLFLDTKLPGEPYLITALSSHSAELATNVGAVYETHNDGSSWEAKVTDAAGAVRDLRRSNDGSYVSVSGLGNFYATWEPGDSVWQVHQRVSSQRLQSIGFQPDGNLWMVARGAQIRLNDEPGNFDSWSKAIIPITNGYGYMDLAWDDDGAIWAGGGNGTLLVSKDGGESWENDPVGDRQPSNFTRMVFDGEHAFVLGERGNLLRWAGNAV
- a CDS encoding UDP-glucuronic acid decarboxylase family protein gives rise to the protein MQINLVTGGAGFLGSHLIDRLMEAGDEVICLDNYFTGRKANIARWIGHPRFELVRHDVTEPIKIEVDRIWHLACPASPIHYQFNPVKTAKTSFLGTYNMLGLARRVGARLLLASTSEVYGDPEVHPQPESYWGSVNPIGVRSCYDEGKRIAETLCFDYQRMNGVEVRVARIFNTYGPRMLPDDGRVVSNFIVQALRGEPLTLYGNGSQTRSFCYVSDLVEGLIRLMNGSHMGPINLGNPDEFTIRQLADLVRKQVNPALPLVEKLLPKDDPQQRQPAIDLARQQLNWLPTVSLEQGLSPTIDSFRNVLELGEGRGT
- the psbE gene encoding cytochrome b559 subunit alpha, producing MAAGSTGERPFFEIITSIRYWVIHAVTLPSIFLAGFLFVSTGLAYDAFGTPRPDAYFQASESKAPVVSQRYEGKSELDIRLK